The DNA window ttctttttatttttttaaagattctatttatttatttgacagagagacacacagcgagagaggtaacacaagcagggggagcgggagagggagacgcagactccccgcggagcagggagcccgacgcggggctcgatcccaggaccccaggaccgtgacctgagccgaaggcagacgcccaacgactgagccacccaggcgcccctggtataCTCCTGAGTTTTAGAATCGTGgtaatatttcacattttcccCAAATCATCATCATCCAAAAGGTGGGGGaaaacccaaaatgaaatacaaacagTAACATATGAACTTAGCTGTATTCAAAATGAATAATACCGCCATAATATCTAGAATAGGTCTAGATAAAGAATTATAACCTAGATAActttagaaaacattattttgaccTCATACCATAAggctaaagagaaaaaagaactgaaCGCAAATACCGTTCTCCAGTTCACATATTTGCTTTTCACAGAGCCATGGGTTATTCTAATACTTTACATGTTTTCCAGGAATAAGCCAATACACATATTGtgaataacaaagaaagaaaaaggaactggAGGTTTGCAAAGGGCTGAATGGTTCAGAGTAGGGATGGTGCAAAATGTGACCTACCCAGAGATCTACAAACCCCTGCTCTGGAAACATTTGGTTTCAATGACTCAAAAGAACAATGAATGACAGGAGGGGAAGACTTCCACCGGTACTGGGAATAAAGGAAGAAGttatagctttttcttttcttggagcCTGATCCTGAGTCATAATACTGATAGGATCTCTGAAAGTTCCCTCCCCTTAGTACACTCCTCTATGAAGATACCAGGAGCTCAGCTAAGCAGCACTAAAACTTTGTGCTTTCATGAAGGTTGCAAAGTAAGAGCACTCCTGTGAAGAGAGACCACAACAGGAGTAGGAAGAGGCACAGTCAAACAATAGATGTCATCTTGTAACTCCCAGGGTGGGAGCAGCTATCCTTGCAACAGGCAGCAAAGCTTTGAGCTTTAGCCAAACTGTGTTACTGACAAAGGTTTGGATCTCAGGCAAGGCAACAGAGACAGAGGTGTAGGATCATTAGTTGTTTCAACTGGGCCATGACAATGACAACCCCAGTTACTTTGCCTCCCTTATGCACTTCCTTCTATGAAATCAAGCGGTCATGGGTAAGGTTTAGAGTgatttttcttccaggagttcCTGAATGGGGCTCTTGAGAATGAGCCCTTCCTATATTAAGCTACAGGTCATCTTATTGCTGATAGTGAATATTCTTCAAGGGATGCATTGTAAATGGAAATCTCTTTATTATAAAACAGTCATCCCTAGCAACTTGATAATATTCAAAGGACGGgaagcaaaagcagaaaaagtgTCCTATATTCTGCTCATACAAGAAAAATGGCCTATTATTAAtttgaagcaaaagaaaggattatttATCAAGAACTTCCCTGTTTATACACAACAAAATGGGATACTAGGCTTGACATGCCTTTTATTCAGGATGACTGGATGTTTAGAGGATGACCTGCATTCTCTTGTGACTATTAGCACCTGCTCAGGGCTATAAAGGGAGTCCTGACTTTACATGACACTGTCTTTGGCATCAAGCCTATATATACTTCAAAGAATTTTGGGCATATGGTTTTCAGCATATCTTTAAATCAGGTTAGTCTTGTACAGTGAGTGGAGATAAACAGGAGAAGCTCTTAACCACTTCACAATTTCAGAGCAAAATAGAACCCTCTTCCTTTTCAATGTCCTGTATGTGGTCACTTTCCAAGCATGCCGAAACATTTACTGTGGTTGACAATATGCAGTTCCATATGTGGAATAATAATGCTACCAAGACAATACAGATGGTAATTGATGTTCATATTGACAGGTACAAGAAGAAATTACATGTGACAATATTACTTACAGGGTTAAAGATATGGACAGAGAGAAACCTAGTGAAAATCTCCCTGAATTCACAAGAAACACTACAAAATTTTAACTGCTAGAGAGACTGGCATCTTTTGAGAAGAGTGAAGCATAATGTTGCTCATATGGTCATTAGCCAAGGTCTTGGGAAGTACCAAAGCCATGCATTTCTTAGTGGTATCTGTACTGCTAAGAATTCAACCAGTGTTGAATCTTTCTGTCATGAAAATATACCACATTTCACAGCTCTTATGGCTCACAAGCTTGGCCAAAACTTGGGAATGAAGCATGACCATGTGACCTGCAAGTGTCATGGCAAGAACTTCTGTCCTATGCATGAATTTCTTACTATAGATATGGGATTCAGCAACTACAGCTTTGACTATTTCCACTGGCTGTTGCATAAGCATAGAGGGTACTGCCTGTTCAAAAAAACCTGAGCTCCAAAGCTCCTTTGGAAAGCcatattggggggaaaaaaaaaaaaagacagtagataaaggaaaagaatgtgatTGTGGCAGTGTccttaattattaaaatgatcacTACTGTCTGCCCTCATGCCAGCTGAAGAAAGTTTCAGACTGCACATTTGGGATCCTTCTACAAAACCAGCAAATTTCTACACCCTGCTGCCTCAGAGTACATGAGTGTGACCTCCCAGAACACTGTACTGGCATTTCCAGGTGGTGCCAGACAGATACCTGCAAGCAAGATGGCATTCCTTACAAAGAACAAGGTTACTGTTACCAGGGCTGGTGCTGAAGTGTGGAGAATCACTGTGTTAAAATCTTTGGAAAGGGCATAAAGGTTGCCTGGAAAGTTGATATCATTACATGAATACAAAGGGGACAGGTTTGGAAACCATGGCAGTGAATCTAAGGGGATGATTAAGGTCTTCAGTAAGTGCAAGGCCAAAGATGCAAAATGTGAAAGGCTGCTGACTGAATTAAAAAACATCAAACACTTCCCCACTTCCCCATGTAGGACGTGTGGTGTTGGAGTGCAGAGTTTTTTGAAGCCACAGACAGAGCTGATGAGAGGGATGGGACCCGACGTGGTTCACAGATCTATATTAATCAAACCTGCTTATATGCCACTGAGTGGAATACAGTGGGTGGAATATAGGTACCACTATATCCCACTATGACTACAATCCGGACAAGTGTCATATGAATGTCACTGTCATTCATAAAAATGTCATTCATGTCAATGTCATTCAAACTGTGTTTTTGAATAGTGGCCCAGCTCCATGTGTCCCCTCTGACTCTCAGTATGACAAAAAGCTTATAATCCTAATCTGGATCTTCCCTAGCCTTTTACTATTTCTCATTCCTACTACCTTTTTGTTTACTTATGTCCATAGAAGATCTAAGACCAGTGTCAATGCAAAACATTAATCAGAGAAGCAAGATGAACAAACCTGACAAACATTTGATGATTACCTTCTTTCTGGTAATAAAGCCAAATATGAAGTGATACAAAAAGGActttttttgggcgcctgggtggctcagttggttgggcaactgccttcggctcaggtcatgatcccggagtcctgggatcgagtcctacatcaggctccctgctctgcgggaagcctgcttctccctcggcttgtgttccctctcttgctgtctctctctctctgtcaaataaataaataaaatctaaaaaaaaaaaaattaaaacaaaaaggactttttaaaaaaaagattttatttatttatttgacagcgagagagggaacacaagcaggggtagtgggagagggagaagcaggctccctgctgagcagggagcccgatgcgggactcgatcccagggccctgagatcatgatctgagccgaaggtagacgtttaatgactgagccacccaggcgccccactaaaaGAACTTTTTTAAGAATTGGACTCTGTAGTTCTGGTGTCCCTCAAGGtctacagaaatagaaattcttttttttttcatctgtctctCCAAATGTTGAATACTTAttcatttctaaattaaaagaaCTTAAAGCAGCTCCCTATGTGAAGCAATCTTTCTTGTTCCATGCTATCCAGATCAAGTTTCAGAGCTATAGGGCAATGACAGGCCTCAAGATATGTTTTTGACATAACAAGTCCAGGTCACCCTCCACAGTAAGGGTGAAGCTCAAGGCCTCAAACCTAAAGAGCTGTTAACCGAGCTTCCTAACATTTCTACAGAGAGTTGCTTTGGAATGATCTCTGGAACTTATGTTTCAGAGTATCCTATCTAATTCACCATTGTAATCTACTCTGTCAATTTTCTCTAATCTTAAGGATTTTTCCTTGGACAGACCAAAGGAGTATATCAGGTGAGAAGCATCTCATTACTAGTTCCAGGTGTTTTAGTTGATTGTCATTCCAGCTACTTTGTCCATTTGGCTTTTCCTCTTTGTTGTGGCATCACAGTATCTGATGCCCTGGCCTCAGACTGACTTTGTTCATAACTTAACTGAAGAGATAAAACATCACTTGTTGTGTGATTAAagaagaggtgcctgggtggctcagtcagttaagtgtccgactcttggtttcagctcaggtcgtgatatcagggtcctgggatcgagccctgtgtcgggctctatgctcagcatagagtctgcttgtccctctccctctgctccaccccctgcttgcactctctcaaataaataaattaaatcttttagaagaagaagaggaggaggaggaggagggaaaagggagggggaagaagaaacGGATTAGACATTCCTACTAGTGAATGAGGCTTTGCAGTCTTGGAATCTTTTCCTTACCAAAAGGTTCCTTCTagccattcattcacttattcattcatttattctataaACATACATTAAACACTTACCATTAGGTTAAACCATGTAAAATTGATGATATTATGCCATTTTCATCTACAAAAATGGTAAGTttatatggttcaacctaattcTATGTCCAGGCACTATGAAACCTACTTTTGGACTTTTGCTTATAAATGGGAGTTGAGAGTTTTTGATacctaaaatttcttttaatcctGATTTCTCTGAAATCTTATTATCCCCTCTAACTCCATAAGATTGGCCTTAATTTCCTAGAGCAGATGGTTCCTACTGTTAAGACTTAAAACAGCACTGAACAAATAAGAGAGTAGGATGTGCCTGAGGATCCCTCTGTCAGTTTTTTGATAGTTACTGTCCTTGCTTCTTCCGAGTTTCAAAAACTCTTCAAAGAACAGAAACCCAGGACTTTCTTTGTCCAACCTCAGAGAGAATAACAATACTAGCAAAATCTGAGCAGGCTGCTGCATGCCACCCTACTTCTCCCACAACCATGGAGTAGAGAGCCTGGAAATGGCACATATAAATAATAACCTGGAACTTATCTAGAAGAGATTTAAACAAATCTAGTATTCACTGAGGTGACAGGAGTCTATCTCTTAGAAGGAAAgtggcttcacctctctgaacaaAGACTTGAAGAATTACTAGTGAATCTGAGAATAACAGAGAGATCCTGCCCAATTCAACAAGAAAAGCTACTAACCACAGCACTACATCCTCTTTCACTTTCATAGTTTAAGGCATGGTTGGAAAAGACTTGAGATGTTTCCCAACACTCTTCTCAATCCATTAGTGTGGAATAATTCTGGTTCCTGGATGTTCCAGTATTACAGTTTCAAAGAATGGTGGAGGGCTGGTAGCAAAACCAAGGGTAGACTCCATTGTATCTAGGCCCCTGCTATAGAATCTCTTCTGTGAACATAATAATGGTGTTTGGGTGTCTGCATCACGCCGAGCCTGTTGCTTTAGTTGGTAGAACTTGTATTGTGTCCAGCTATATACTCCACAGTTGAGCAGACCCTGGGATGATGCTGTTAGAGCCTGGAGGAGATGAAGTGATGGAATCCATCCTTCAGGTGTTCAGAGATCCAGGGAATCATCCCCATTCCCCTTATTTATATTcattgttatatttgttttatctcaAACAGCAAGATCTGGTgtcagttttttatatttttctagtttttttttattatgttcaattagccaacatatagtacatcattagtttttgatatagtgttcaatgattcattagttgcatataacacccagttctcatcacaacatgtgcccttaatacctatcacccggttactccatccccccaccccctaactctgtaaccctcagtttgtttcctggagtcctgagtctctcatggtttgtctccctctctgatttcttccctttctagCTCTTTCTGAACTCACTCTTTACACTGTACCTTGTTATGGATGACTGAAAGTTGGTCATACttcttggcatatatataaggaaaatgaACTCGTTTCAATGCCCTTCCTTATTACTTCCATTTCCCAGGTCAGGTTTGAGACAAATGCCCTATCAGTATAGTCAGATAACTCAAAAAAGGCTTCATAAGTCTgattaaagaggaaaagagagaattgtTCTATATCTGTATTCCTCTCTCCCCATTTACCTAGAATAGCTAATTTATGCCATTCAATTCACTCTGGGTGGGGGAGAATTATGTTACTATCAGTGTTTCATAAAAACATTATCTGGTCAATCTTGTTTTTTTGCTACCCATCCCTTAAAAACACACCAATAAAATGAAGTTAACTAGAGATACATATGCTCTGGAATGCATGGCAGCACTTTCACAAAAGTATCTACTTCATCTGTGAGGAAAACCTCACATTCTTcataacaatataaataatacatcttCTCTTTGcaacatagaaataaatatgctAAGGGAAAAAACTGTGCTTACTGAGTAATGTCAGTGTAAGAGAACAGGATAAGAGGGTATAAAAACAGATGTTGAAGGTGTTACCTGGAGAACACAGAGGGCCATGTGAAGTTTCACGTCCTGTGGCTTAGTCAACTTTATGATCATCAGAATGACAGCTGTGAAAACACAAAGTATAAATCTTCTTGCCAGCCCTACCTGTCTGAGCATAAAACTCCCcaatatagggacgcctgggtggctcagtcgttaagcgtctgccttcagctcagatcatgatcccagcgtcctgggatagagtcccacatcggactccctgctcagcagggagccaggttctccctctgcctgccgctccgcctgctcctgctctctctgataaataaaatcctaaaaaaaaattccccagtaTACATGCCTACACACCGTGAGAGATAAAGGTATAAGCATAATGAAGACTAGGAGTGAGATTAACCAGTCACATAAAACCACTGGGCCTCCGGTCTCCAACTTCTATTCCTCACTGACTAAACTCTGCAGGTTCTTAGTGTAGCAATGATGGTAAGACACACTATGGGAGATAAGTTACACTTCTTAGTGTTTTAGAATTTACCAAGCTCTTTCATAAGCATTATCCAATCTGATCCTCACTATACTTTGTGTAGTAGGAAGGGCGGGTGTTAATATCTCTGAGCTCTCTCAGGATGTTTCCTCTCTTAGGCTGCATCTCATGTCTAATTACCTTAATTTCTaaaacacaggaataaaaagtAGGACCAACAGAGATTTTTACGGCTGGACAGGAATTTTACAAGTTTCAGTCATCCTTCTTGATGAGCCCACTTTGCTTGATCAGAACCCAAGAGGTGCGCTCATCATTACCCAGCTCTTCCCATTAAGATACCCACCTGGGCCCCAGCAGCAAGAGAAGGCCACTGGGTAGAAGCGTACTCGCTGCTCCACAATGTGAATCACTGCCCACTGTTCACTCCCCAGGAAGCCAGTTGATTTCACAAACTTCTTATACAGAGTCTGGGCTTGGATGAGTAAGACCTAAACATGGGTACATAAGTGAGTAGTTTGCCTGAGGCTTGGTAAAGCTTCCCAGCTCTAGCTTCCTCTTGTTGTAGAGGAATCACTTCTCTCAGGATCTGACAGCAGGAAAACTCATTCTCCTGTCTTTACCATTTAAGACTGggctttttctgaaagaaaatcatCTTCAGAGTGAACTTTTGCTTAGCCAGGGGAAATGGACAGATATTGGACAAACCTGTGGTTACCATGTTCAATACATAAACTTGACATCAAccctcaggctttttttttccccccgaggCTAATTACAGTATGTATGGGAAGTTAAAGCTAAGATCTAACCAGACCCTCTTTTATAAACAGTTTACTAGAGATTGTGTTAGAAAGAAGTCTGTGCTTAAGACCCTTAGAATAAACACATCAGCACCGTGGCTGAGCTTAAATTCTCAactctaagcaaaaaaaaaaagttttaggaagTCTCTTCTTGCCCTTAGATGGAAAATAGACTGTTTTCCCCTTCCATTTGGGGGCTATCCGTATAAGGTTAAGctaatgaaacaaatataaatcaGTTCAGAAGTCCAACGTGCTTTCTGTGGGAAGTAAATTAGGTAATAATCTTGGTAACAGATCTGACAAATCTAAAATTTTCCCTAATAATCCAGACCCACTCTCTAAGTTAATAAGCCGATTATTTAAGTTTAGCCATGTAGCCATTCCTTTCCCCACAGACATAGGAATCAAAAGGAGGCTTTTACTTATTTGGGAATATTTATATCTAGTAGAATCAGTTCTGATTCTGAATGCCCACTGAAGCTTGTGTTATTTAAAGAAgcaatcatatgatctcactgatatgaggaattcttcatctcaggaaacaaactgagagttgctggagtggtggggggtgggagggaaggggtggctgggtgacagacatgggggagggtatgtgctacggtgagcgctgtgaattgtgcaagactgatgaatcacagatctgtacttctgaaacaaataatacattatatgttaaaaaaaaaaaagaagatagcaggaagggaaaaatgaagggagggaaatcagagggggagatgagccatgagagactatggactctgagaaacaaactgagggttctagaggggaggggggtggggggacgggttagcctggtgatgggtattaagagggcacattctgcatggagcactgggtgttatatgcaaacaatgaatcatggaacactacatcaaaaactaatgatgtaatgtatggtgattaacataacataataaaataaaacaaaaaaaaaccaaaaaaataaagaaacaatcaAGTATCCCCAGGGTGCTAGGCTCTGGGATACCTGCCTCTCTTGTCAATCAGTTCTAAATGTAGATCATCAAAATCATCTTAATATAAACTATTCATTTCACCCTCTTTACAAAGTTGCTGATTTGAGCTAAGCTATCTCTataacttatttttgtatttttaaagatttttttaaaaatttttatttatttgaaagagagggacagcaagagagggaacacaagcagggggagtgggagagggagaagcaggcttcctgctgagcagggagcccaatgtggggctcgatcctaggaccctggaatcatgacctgagccgaaggcagatgcttaatgactgagccacccacgtgcccctctgtaacttatttttaaattgttaaaggAAATTCTCCATAATTTTATTTGGTTTACATGTGCCAGCTGCgctagcaaaacaaaacatatccATGGGATCAATTTGCTCTGCAGACAGACAGTTTGTAATCCTTGAACCAGCAtatggagagaggagaaaatgacaCTGAAAAGTAGACATGGCAAATAAAAAGGCATATTCACTTGTGTGCTGATTTTGTACTAGGCAGTTATGTGTAAATAACATATTATTCCATGGCTAATTATTTTAACTGTACATCATTCTGATGATGTCAAATGAGTACTTAGTAAATGCCTAAGCCCCTTAGCACTTTAACCCCAGGTAGACATAGCATAAATACATTTATAGCTAGTAAAggattgagaaaagaaaattccttcattatttggaaaattatcaaattataggattttttaaaaaatattttatttatttatttgagagagagagaatgagagatagagagcactagagggaagagggtcagagggagaagcagactccccgctgagcagggagcccgatgcgggactcgatcccgggactccaggatcatgacctgagccgaaggcagtcgcctaaccaactgagccacccaggtgccctggaaaatTATCAAATTAAATCAAAGCACATTTCCTATGTTCTGGAGTGTTATCCTGTATAAAGGACATACTTGACATATACTAGTTTTCTGGTCTGGTCTTCCATGAGGATCCACAGGAACATATATTAATTAGCCCTAGAGTGAGCATAATTCTCACATAATGACTACAGACTCTTTCCCCACCAATCATTTAATCTTGAGAAGTCCAAATACTGAGGTAGCAATTAAATTGTCAATATCTCTTGGCTACTTCCTTAGTTCTAGGACTTTAGGAAATGCCTCTCCATCCCATTTTCCCAGTCCCCGGGAATAATGTCCCATCCCTCCCAATCCCCTCTTTCCATAAAAGCAGGTGAAACCATACCACAATGGTGATGAGGCTGAGGAGAAAGGTGGTCAGGAAAATGGTGACCCCATAAAAATAAAGTGTGCTACAGACTGATGTGTTGGCAGAAGGCAGTTCAGCCACGGCTGACGGTGGTGAGTACATCAGAATACACCTAGGAAGAGAATCAATGGACACGACCACTACTACAGATACAAGACTAGAGAGATACCCATTTGGCACAACACAATTTATTAAATATGcaatttttcttatcattttgcTAACCCTTGCCCAGAACACCTTATTCCTTCTCATAGATACATTATCTTCCAGTCACTTCGCATTATATTTCTACTTAAGTATTTTTTGCCTTGACTATACCTTTGTTCTATAAACGCTACCAAGGTTCCATAGAACCTTGTTCCAAATACAAGCAACTTGTCCAGAACATATGTAGAAAGTCTTTTCCATATCtttatatagaaaagaaaatggaaatgatagaCTTGGTCCTTGCTTACCTGTGGCTCTGGCTAAAGTTGTGGAAACATTCACTAACATTGCCCAGACAGAATACAGGTATCATCAACAGTAGAGGTATCAggctgggagggggaaaaaaaacttatcaCCCTAATATTCAGGCATTTTTATGTCTTTCCCCTTCACAAAATACTCTGTTCTTCTCCCAACTCCATCACCCCCGACTCTccacaaatatataatttcttcaaGAAAAATGGTTCAAAACCCTTACATATACTTCTTGTCCAATTGTTGGGTAAGTGGAGTGGAGAATGCATTTCAAACCTAAATTAATGAACCCTAAAAGAATGTCAGAGAGTCTTTGGGTGTGGGtcaaagttaaaggaaaaaatctaacAAGGAGTTCTGTGCTAACTTTCTATGACCACCAGGAATAACTTCATTTTCATTAGCCCCTTCCTGGGAGCTTTTTCAAAGCATACGTTTAAATAACCAATTATTTATCCAGCTAAATATAGCCAGCTCCCTGTAAGAGGAAAAGATCCAGAAGTAAAAGTTACAAACTCTGATATGACCACTACGTTAGGTGAGATCTAGATCCTTCTGGGGGTAAACAGTTGTAAGACTCTCACCCTGTGTTATAAAGGTAGAtgagatctttatttttatttttttttaaagattttatttattcattagagagagagagcacatgagaggagggagggtcagagggagaagcagactccctgctgagcagggagcccgatgcgggacttgatccagggactccaggatcatgacctgagccgaaggcagtcgtttaacaactgagccacccaggcgcccggtagaTGAGATCTTAAAAGCCATCTGTTATAACTCTTTATGACATAAAAAGGAATTAGAAGTCCAAAGacttaaagagaaatatttgttgaaggtcACATAGAGTTAATGGCAGAGTTAAGGTTAAAATCCAAATCTGTAACTGCCTGTCTATTCTATCTGGGAATATGGTTCCAGTGATCATGTGTTTGTTGCTTCCAACTCAGGAAGGCTCTGTGAGGACCTAGGAGTAACAGACTCAATGGAAATGAAGGGCACTGTCCTCCTATTTGTTCTCACCTAGACCACAGAATAATGAGAGTTTACGCCTTGctagaaaggaaagcaaaaacctTACCTTGACAAAATGATGGCTATTTGACCAACGTGACAAGTATAATCTATGACCTGTGAAAAGAATAAATGTGAGTAAACTCTTAGAATATTGCCAatcataatataataaatatcaggTCATCACTTAGCActtgaacaaacaaaaattcccAAGAGCCACCTTGCTTCTGTCAAGCAATATTTGCTCCAAAATTCAATCAAACAGATAGTTCCTTAGCATTGGAGGCAAGAGAATTTTATCTGTATTACTATATTCTAAAAAGTACAACAGCCACAAGGAGAGCCTGTGGGAAGTAGCTTAATATAAGACTTGGATACCACAACAAATTCTCTTAGGAAGAAAGGTAAACACAAAATCATACAGTACTCCTCCATCTTCTAATAATAGTTCAATCCTATTCTCTTTTAGATCCAGGGAAGTATGGACTTTTCAGACCTTATGGGTGGAGCAGAAGTCTATGTATAAGATGACCAGCAGAAAGCTTAATAGGCCAGGATTAGCATAAGGGAGGAGGGTCAAATAAGCCCTTTGGATATAACATCTATTAGACTCTAGAAGAAAGAACATTCCAAAAACCCCTAGTTGTGTTagacactgaaaaataatttacagaagAATGTTATCTACCCACTGGAAGTTTATGGTAAAAGACTTTGAATAGAACATCTTAAAGTGAAGATAGAATAGAAAACAGCTTTTTTCTGTTCTGAGGTAAGAAATCATATTATATTCTAGACTGGCATTGTTAAAAATCAATAAGCATTAAGTGAGCAGTTAATCAATAATCAGAGATGGGTAACCAATTTGCCCTAAAAACTATGGATCAGGAATAGTAAATGATTTCAAGTAAGACAGCCATTGTTGACTTTAAGCAAAATGGGAAATAAGCAAAATCAGTCTTTGGTGACCTCTCCCACCTGTTCTCTTC is part of the Zalophus californianus isolate mZalCal1 chromosome 14, mZalCal1.pri.v2, whole genome shotgun sequence genome and encodes:
- the TMEM116 gene encoding transmembrane protein 116 isoform X3, which encodes MATLSVIGSSSLIAYAVFPNIQKSPEIRPLFYLSFSDLLLGICWLIEALLYGTSAANKDIVCYNLQAVGQIFYISSFLYTVNYIWYLYKELRMRHNQSGQSTFPLVIDYTCHVGQIAIILSSLIPLLLMIPVFCLGNVSECFHNFSQSHRCILMYSPPSAVAELPSANTSVCSTLYFYGVTIFLTTFLLSLITIVVLLIQAQTLYKKFVKSTGFLGSEQWAVIHIVEQRVRFYPVAFSCCWGPAVILMIIKLTKPQDVKLHMALCVLQALTASSQGLLNCGVYSWTQYKFYQLKQQARRDADTQTPLLCSQKRFYSRGLDTMESTLGFATSPPPFFETVILEHPGTRIIPH
- the TMEM116 gene encoding transmembrane protein 116 isoform X4, translated to MAFLLGASILEDSWDLVFSAIQWIQFVMATLSVIGSSSLIAYAVFPNIQKSPEIRPLFYLSFSDLLLGICWLIEALLYGTSAANKDIVCYNLQAVGQVIDYTCHVGQIAIILSSLIPLLLMIPVFCLGNVSECFHNFSQSHRCILMYSPPSAVAELPSANTSVCSTLYFYGVTIFLTTFLLSLITIVVLLIQAQTLYKKFVKSTGFLGSEQWAVIHIVEQRVRFYPVAFSCCWGPAVILMIIKLTKPQDVKLHMALCVLQALTASSQGLLNCGVYSWTQYKFYQLKQQARRDADTQTPLLCSQKRFYSRGLDTMESTLGFATSPPPFFETVILEHPGTRIIPH
- the TMEM116 gene encoding transmembrane protein 116 isoform X6, whose product is MAFLLGASILEDSWDLVFSAIQWIQFVMATLSVIGSSSLIAYAVFPNIQKSPEIRPLFYLSFSDLLLGICWLIEALLYGTSAANKDIVCYNLQAVGQIFYISSFLYTVNYIWYLYKELRMRHNQSGQSTFPLVIDYTCHVGQIAIILSSLIPLLLMIPVFCLGNVSECFHNFSQSHRCILMYSPPSAVAELPSANTSVCSTLYFYGVTIFLTTFLLSLITIVVLLIQAQTLYKKFVKSTGFLGSEQWAVIHIVEQRVRFYPVAFSCCWGPAVILMIIKLTKPQDVKLHMALCVLQV
- the TMEM116 gene encoding transmembrane protein 116 isoform X5, encoding MAFLLGASILEDSWDLVFSAIQWIQFVMATLSVIGSSSLIAYAVFPNIQKSPEIRPLFYLSFSDLLLGICWLIEALLYGTSAANKDIVCYNLQAVGQIFYISSFLYTVNYIWYLYKELRMRHNQSGQSTFPLVIDYTCHVGQIAIILSSLIPLLLMIPVFCLGNVSECFHNFSQSHRCILMYSPPSAVAELPSANTSVCSTLYFYGVTIFLTTFLLSLITIVVLLIQAQTLYKKFVKSTGFLGSEQWAVIHIVEQRVRFYPVAFSCCWGPAVILMIIKLTKPQDVKLHMALCVLQATHLQCVIFMNAMLTHEHH
- the TMEM116 gene encoding transmembrane protein 116 isoform X1, whose translation is MAFLLGASILEDSWDLVFSAIQWIQFVMATLSVIGSSSLIAYAVFPNIQKSPEIRPLFYLSFSDLLLGICWLIEALLYGTSAANKDIVCYNLQAVGQIFYISSFLYTVNYIWYLYKELRMRHNQSGQSTFPLVIDYTCHVGQIAIILSSLIPLLLMIPVFCLGNVSECFHNFSQSHRCILMYSPPSAVAELPSANTSVCSTLYFYGVTIFLTTFLLSLITIVVLLIQAQTLYKKFVKSTGFLGSEQWAVIHIVEQRVRFYPVAFSCCWGPAVILMIIKLTKPQDVKLHMALCVLQALTASSQGLLNCGVYSWTQYKFYQLKQQARRDADTQTPLLCSQKRFYSRGLDTMESTLGFATSPPPFFETVILEHPGTRIIPH